Part of the Flavobacterium sp. MDT1-60 genome, GCTTTGGCAGATATTAAAGACAATACTGCTGAGAGTGAAAAAATAAATGCAAGTAAAGTTAAATACGAAGAATTTAAAAAAGAAATGACCACAGTTCTTGCCCCACCTGCTCCAAGTCCGAAACAACAATTGCGTAATGCTTTGTTTGGTGAAGGAAAAATTGGAGACGATATGAGTTTTGCCTGGGTAAATGCCCAAAATATTCATAACGTATATCAACAATTTGTACATACAGTAGAAGATAATAAAGACAGTTATTCTCGTGAAGACTGGGATGAAATCAAATTGATGTATGAAGCATTAGATAGCCGTAAAAACACTGTTGAAAAAGAAGGTTTGTCTTCTGAAGATAATAGAAAAATTGCAGGTTTAAAAGTGAAATTTGGTCCAATGTATACTTTAAACAGAATGGGAGCTAAATCTGATGAAAATAAAGAAGCTAAAAAATAAAAGTAATTGAATTACTAAAAAAAATGACAATCAGAAATGGTTGTCATTTTTTTTATGTTCGAATTGTAAAATGCTCTTTTTTCTGTTCGTATCTAAAAAATACAAATCCCCATTGAAAAGTATCGATTGTAACAGTAACTTTTGGATGGTTTTTAATAATTTCCCATGCTTCTTCCATTTCTGAAGACCAGTGAATGTCATCAAAAATCCAAACGGAGTCATTGTCGATAGTTGGTAATAAAAGATCAAAATAGGCTAATGTGGCTTTTTTTGAATGATTGCCGTCAAAATATATTAAATTGTAGATTGTAGATTGTAGATTATTCGATTTTAAGAAAGCTTCGAATTCAGTTATAATCGAATCCACATTATTGCAATCAAATTGATTTAATTGATTTTTAGCAATATTTGCTGTTTCAGGACAACCTTCTAATGTGATTACATTTGCATTTAGATTACCTAATGCGAGGGCAGAAGTAGCTAATCCCAATGAAGTTCCTATTTCAAGAATGTTTTTTGGCTGAAAATAATGGGTTACCCGAAATAATAATTCAGCACGTTTTGGAGAAATTCCGGCTGTTGATGCAATCTTCGAAATTTGTCTTCTGTTTGATTTAAAAACTTTTGAGCCTGCACCAAAATCAGTTACTTCTATAAAGTTTTTATTCTGAAGTAATGATCTTCGGTAATTTTTCAGAATTGCATATTCCGGTTTGGACTTTTTATCGTAAAAACATTTTGTTAGTAAACTAAAAACAAACGGGGAATGTACTCCGTGTTCGTTTTTTGAATTCCACAGGAACTTTAAATAAGCTTTTATTTGAAATAGCATATAAAATAATTATATCAGGGTACGAAGATAGTAAGATAATATAATTGTCAAAAGGGAAGGAGCAGTCAATTTGACTTAGAATTATTCCGATTTCAAAAAGACTATATTTGCTGACTTTAAATAAAGCTAATAGTAATACATTTTTCATGATATTGAAGGAAGAAAGAGAAGATAACAGCATAATATCTTCTGAAGAGATTAATCGATGCATTGCTATTTTGGCACAATTGAATACCAATACAGATCAAATATTTGATATCCCAAAAGAACAACGGATAGCTTTAATTAAAGAGGCAGGAATGTTTTCCAGACCGGATAGAGGTGAGTTTTCCAGAAGAATTAAAGATGGATTACAGGCAGCTAAACGAAAAAAGGAAAAGAAGGACAAAACGGCACGTAAGGAAACCGGAATTAGGCATGCACGTGAAGCAAGCATATTTGTTGCTCCTAAATTATTAGCTTTTAATGATCTGGCTCACAAAGAACAATTAGAACTTGAAACGCCCAGAAACTGTTACGTTTGTAAATCAGAATTTACTAAAATGCATCACTTTTATGACACAATGTGTACGGACTGTGGCGATTTTAATTACGCAAAACGCTTTCAAACGGCAGATGTAAAAGGGCAAATTGCTATTATTACGGGTTCTCGTTTAAAAATTGGCTATCATATTACTTTGATGCTTTTGCGTGGAGGAGCAACTGTAATTGCTACCACTCGCTTTCCTGTTGATTCAGCTTTACGTTTTGCTAAAGAAGAGGATTTTATGGATTGGGGGCATCGGTTGAAAATTCACGGTTTAGACTTAAGACATATTCCGAGCGTAGAGATTTTCTGTAATTTCATTGAGCAAAAATATGAACGTCTTGATGTTTTAATTAATAACGCGGCACAAACAGTTAGACGACCTGCAGGATTCTATTCGCATTTGATGGAGAATGAAGAGTTGCCAATAAGTGCACTTCCTCAAAAGGCGCAAGAATTATTATTGGATCATATCAATTGTCTGGATGAATTAAAAATGCTGACAACTGGAGCTTCTTCAAACGAAAATATGCCAGTTACCTGGCACGGACCCGAACCTGGAATTGGTTTACGTGCTTCGGCTCAATTATCTCAAATTCCATATTCTTTCGATAATGCGTTAGTCGCCAATGAAGTTTTTCCGGAAGGAGAACTCGATGCCGATTTACAGCAAGTCGATTTGCGAAAAACAAACAGTTGGCGTTTGCGACTGGGCCAGATAGAAACCACTGAAATGATTGAAGTACAATTGGTAAATTCAGTTGCACCTTTTGTATTGTGTAACCGACTTTCAGAAGTAATGAAGAAAGATAATACGGGACAAAAACACATCATCAATGTTTCGGCGATGGAGGGGAAATTTCATCGTTTTTTTAAAGAAGATCGTCATCCACATACCAATATGGCAAAAGCAGCTTTAAATATGTTAACCCATACTTCTTCAGGAACGCTGGCGAAATATGGTATATTTATGAATGCAGTAGACACAGGTTGGGTAACAGATGAAGATCCTGCTGAATTGGCAAAGAAAAAGCAGGAGTTAGAAGATTTTCAACCACCATTGGATATAGTGGATGGTGCGGCGAGAGTTATGGATCCTTTGTTTGACGGAATCAATACTGGAAAACATTGGTGCGGAAAATTTCTGAAAGATTACAATCCGATCCCGTGGTAGGATTTAGTTTTCACTTTACAGTCTCTTCTCAGTCTATAACTGATTGGATACAGATTTAAACATTAATTTCACAAACAAACTTAACCATCAGATTTGTAAAAATTCGTAAAATCAGTGTTTTTAAAAATAAAAAAACCACAACAAAATTTAATTCTGTTGCGGTTTTTTTATAGAAAAATAAAGAATTTATCTGTAGATATTTACACCGTTATTTGCTCTCCATTGTTGTTCAAAATATTCAGCATCTTCGCTATTGCGAGGATGAACTCCTAAAACAACATGACCGTCCTTAATTCCATCTTCATAAACTTTTGCTCTGTCCTCAGGAATCCCTGATCCTACTAAGGCTCCAATTAAACCTCCTGTAATTCCTCCAGCACCAGCACCAGCTAATCCTGCGGCAAGCGGACCAGCAATAATTAATCCTAATCCGGGGATAACAAGACTTGTTCCTAAAGCTGCGATAACACCAGCAATAGCACCAATTGTTCCTCCAATTGCAGAACCTGTTCCGGCACCTTCAGCAGCTTTTGTTCCAAGTTCAGAATGATCGTCTTTGTCTGAATAATGTTTTTTTCTGGTTTCGTCTGACATGATAAGGTTAATTTCATCTTTTGTATAACCTCTGTCGCTTAAAGTATCGTACGCTCTTTCTATGCTGTCGCGATCTGAAAACATTCCTGTTAAAACCTCACGTTTTGTTCCATCCGGATTATGTAAATTTTCCATTTTATATATGTTTATATTGTGAATTCATTTTCACTTAAACAAAGCTCGGAAAACAGATTTATTATTATTTACACAATTTTTATTAATCATTACATAATGAAATTCAGACTTTTATAAAATAGATGGTGCTTTTATGTTATTACTTTAATTATTACTGTATTTATTTGATATGATAAGACCACAATAAAATAGATTTTATTGTGGTCTTTCATATTAAGGATAATTTGGTGTGACTAATTTACTGAAATTAATTTCACATCAAAGATAAGTACTGAACCTCCAGGAATACCACTATAATCGAAAGGTCCATAACCTAAATGTGAAGGAACTAACAATATTCCACTTCCTCCAACTTTAAAATAAGGAATACCTTCTGTCCAGCCTTTAATTACCTGATTTAACCCAAAGGAAATCCCTGCAGCTTTGCTCTGGTCAAAAATACTTCCATTAGAATAATAACCTTTATAAGCTACAGTAACATTAGAACTTGCAGTTGGTTGAGCTCCGTCTCCGGCTTCATTGATTACATAATACAAACCAGAATCAGTTTTTTGAGCTGTCAGTTTATTTTTGGCAATATAATCAACTATCTCTTTTTCGTTTTCAACAGTATAATCTGTTTTTGTAGGTTGAGTATCACTAGGATTACAAGAGATAAAAAGTGTTAATGCTAATAATGAAGTTAAGATGTATTTCATGATATTTTAAAAATATATTTTTAATGGGGTTAATATAATAAAATGTATTTTTTGTTTCACAGAGATTCACAAAGAAAAAACAAAGATTCACAAAAAAAACTTAGTGTAACTCTGCGTTTTCTTTGTGAATCTCTGTGTAATAACTCTATCCTTCAATTTTAGCCGAAAGCTCAAACCAACGTTCTTCTTTCTGATCTATTTTATTAATAATATTTTGTAATTCATTTGCTTTTTTCTCGATATCAGCATCGGCAACTTTTCCATCAGAAAATAATTGTTCGATTTTAGTTTTATCAATTTCCAGATCTTTAATTTCTCTTTCTAGTTTTTGATATTCTTTTTGCTCATTGAAAGTTAAGTTTCCAGTCGGATTATTTTGTTTCCAATCTTTCTTTTCTGCTTTGTTTTCCTCTTTTTGAGCAACATCGGCACTATCTTCGTAGGCTCTGAAGTCAGAATAATTTCCTGGGAAGCTTTCTATTTCACCTTTTCCTCTAAAGATAAATAGGTGATCGACAATTTTATCCATGAAATAACGGTCGTGAGAAACGACTAAAAGACATCCGGGATAATCTAAAAGGAAGCTCTCCAAAACATTTAGCGTTACAATATCCAAATCATTTGTTGGCTCATCAAGAATCAAAAAGTTAGGATTCTGAATCAAAACGGTACATAAATACAAACGTTTCAATTCTCCACCGCTTAATTTTTCGACAAAATCATATTGTTTCTTAGCATCAAAAAGAAAACGCTCTAACAGTTGTGAAGCTGAAATCATTCTGCCTTTTGCCAATGGAATAAACTCTCCGTATTCTTTAATAATATCAATTACACGCTGATTTGGTTTCGGATTGATTCCGCTTTGCGTATAATATCCTATTTTAATAGTATCACCTTTTACCACACGTCCGCTATCAAGTGGAATTGTTCCGGTAAGAAGATTTAAAAAAGTAGATTTACCGGTTCCGTTTTTACCAATAATTCCGATACGTTCTCCACGCTGAAAATCAAAACTAAAGTTGTCCAGAATAACATGATCTTTGAATTTTTTTGAAATTTTGTGAAGCTCAATAATCTTGCTTCCCATACGTTCCATATTAATTTCAAGTTCTACCTTGTTTTCAAGACGACGACTTTGTGCTTTTTCTTTAATTACGTAAAAATCATCCTGACGCGATTTCGATTTGGTAGTTCTCGCTTTTGGCTGACGGCGCATCCATTCCAATTCTTTTACAAATAAGTTTTTTGCTTTGTCAACGCTGGCATTTTCAGAGGTAATTCGTTCTTCTTTTTTCTCTAAATAATAAGAATAATTTCCTTTGTATTGGTATAATTTTCCGTTGTCCAATTCGATGATTTCATTACAAACACGCTCTAAGAAGAAACGATCGTGCGTCACCATAAACAACGTAATATTTTCTTTGGCAAAATAACTTTCTAACCATTCGATCATTTCAAGATCTAAGTGATTGGTTGGCTCATCCAAAATCAATAAATCCGGACGATTGATTAAGATAATAGCCAATGAAAGACGTTTTTTTTGTCCACCTGAAAGATTTTTTACTTTAAGTTTAAAATCTTCCAGTTTTAATTTAAATAAAATCTGTTTGTATTGTGTTTCAAAATCCCAGGCGTTATGCTGATCCATTCCGTCAAAAGCTTTTTGATAAGCTTCTTCGTCGTCCGGATTCTCAAGTGCTTTTTCGTAGGCTTCAATTACTTTAAGAGTTTCATTATCAGAAGCAAAAATGCTTTCTTCAATAGTTAACTCTTCCTGTAGATTATTGTCCTGAGAAAGAAAAGCCATACGGATTCCTTTTCTCAAAACTACTTGTCCTGTGTCAGGCTCATCTAAACCATTAATAATACTCATAATGGTGGTTTTTCCAGACCCGTTTTTAGCGATAAAAGCGATTTTTTGGTCTTTATTGATTCCGAATGAGATGTTGTCAAAAAGCGTTCTTTCGCCAAAAGACTTCGATATATTTTCTACAGATAAGTAATTCACTTTATGAAATATGAGTTATAAATTATAAGTTATGAAGGTTTTACAAAACACAACTTTTTTGCAAAAGTAAACTATTATATTACGATTTGCGAATTATTTATGGAGATAGGAATTCAGAATCGGACTTAAATCAAAATAATGAATTTGCTGATGAACATTCAAAACAGGTTTTCGAACCAAAGCTTCATTTGTGAGATAATAATGCAAACCATCATTCGTAGCAATGCCTTCTATTTGATGAAAAGAAAGCTGAAGATCAATTCTTCGTTTATTTCCGGACAGGAAATCATGATCTTTAAAATCATACAATAAATATAAAAAAGGTTTTCCGTGTTTAGAATATCCGCAGAGTACAATAAGTTTTTTTTCTTCTAAATAAGTCGCACCAGTAACCAGGCCTTTTGTATCAAGTGATTCCTTAAACTTAGCAATATGATTCCCGCTTTGATTTGGTAAAGCATAAATATTGGTTTG contains:
- a CDS encoding ABC-F family ATP-binding cassette domain-containing protein: MNYLSVENISKSFGERTLFDNISFGINKDQKIAFIAKNGSGKTTIMSIINGLDEPDTGQVVLRKGIRMAFLSQDNNLQEELTIEESIFASDNETLKVIEAYEKALENPDDEEAYQKAFDGMDQHNAWDFETQYKQILFKLKLEDFKLKVKNLSGGQKKRLSLAIILINRPDLLILDEPTNHLDLEMIEWLESYFAKENITLFMVTHDRFFLERVCNEIIELDNGKLYQYKGNYSYYLEKKEERITSENASVDKAKNLFVKELEWMRRQPKARTTKSKSRQDDFYVIKEKAQSRRLENKVELEINMERMGSKIIELHKISKKFKDHVILDNFSFDFQRGERIGIIGKNGTGKSTFLNLLTGTIPLDSGRVVKGDTIKIGYYTQSGINPKPNQRVIDIIKEYGEFIPLAKGRMISASQLLERFLFDAKKQYDFVEKLSGGELKRLYLCTVLIQNPNFLILDEPTNDLDIVTLNVLESFLLDYPGCLLVVSHDRYFMDKIVDHLFIFRGKGEIESFPGNYSDFRAYEDSADVAQKEENKAEKKDWKQNNPTGNLTFNEQKEYQKLEREIKDLEIDKTKIEQLFSDGKVADADIEKKANELQNIINKIDQKEERWFELSAKIEG
- a CDS encoding SDR family oxidoreductase; translated protein: MILKEEREDNSIISSEEINRCIAILAQLNTNTDQIFDIPKEQRIALIKEAGMFSRPDRGEFSRRIKDGLQAAKRKKEKKDKTARKETGIRHAREASIFVAPKLLAFNDLAHKEQLELETPRNCYVCKSEFTKMHHFYDTMCTDCGDFNYAKRFQTADVKGQIAIITGSRLKIGYHITLMLLRGGATVIATTRFPVDSALRFAKEEDFMDWGHRLKIHGLDLRHIPSVEIFCNFIEQKYERLDVLINNAAQTVRRPAGFYSHLMENEELPISALPQKAQELLLDHINCLDELKMLTTGASSNENMPVTWHGPEPGIGLRASAQLSQIPYSFDNALVANEVFPEGELDADLQQVDLRKTNSWRLRLGQIETTEMIEVQLVNSVAPFVLCNRLSEVMKKDNTGQKHIINVSAMEGKFHRFFKEDRHPHTNMAKAALNMLTHTSSGTLAKYGIFMNAVDTGWVTDEDPAELAKKKQELEDFQPPLDIVDGAARVMDPLFDGINTGKHWCGKFLKDYNPIPW
- a CDS encoding FKBP-type peptidyl-prolyl cis-trans isomerase produces the protein MKYILTSLLALTLFISCNPSDTQPTKTDYTVENEKEIVDYIAKNKLTAQKTDSGLYYVINEAGDGAQPTASSNVTVAYKGYYSNGSIFDQSKAAGISFGLNQVIKGWTEGIPYFKVGGSGILLVPSHLGYGPFDYSGIPGGSVLIFDVKLISVN
- a CDS encoding O-methyltransferase, which encodes MLFQIKAYLKFLWNSKNEHGVHSPFVFSLLTKCFYDKKSKPEYAILKNYRRSLLQNKNFIEVTDFGAGSKVFKSNRRQISKIASTAGISPKRAELLFRVTHYFQPKNILEIGTSLGLATSALALGNLNANVITLEGCPETANIAKNQLNQFDCNNVDSIITEFEAFLKSNNLQSTIYNLIYFDGNHSKKATLAYFDLLLPTIDNDSVWIFDDIHWSSEMEEAWEIIKNHPKVTVTIDTFQWGFVFFRYEQKKEHFTIRT